From the genome of Yersinia enterocolitica, one region includes:
- a CDS encoding iron ABC transporter permease, giving the protein MTHAHALRLPQTRDAIFYWLAFAVAAFALLPAFSLDYGLLEASRSELLASYGWSGLNISTLWFGLPLLLLFRPLSPVGREHRYRHLFDAGYALFCALLVVVSSAWLGRGLGFATIGLFIALGAIITLALARLEWLGGDRFVLGSLVTIIALITVFILFPSIAIFIPIFTDESGAFAPWQFMAILGQAHILQVIWNSFLLSVAVGIGCTFFGMVLAIYTTRIAKRSALLGRIFSILPIVTPPFVVGLGVTLMMGRSGYVTELMVTWFGLTNTNWLYGFTGIWLAQVLAFTPMSFMILDGAIKTIHPSLEEASYTLRASRWQTFMQVFLPLLKPALANSFLIVIVQSLADFSNPLVLGGNFDVLATQIYFYITGAQLDYPAASTLGVILLMFSLFIFCIQYMWIGKRSYVTISGKSSRGDVQPLPVSLVWGTTAMLYVWIAFNVLLYGSIFYGSFTVNWGVDYTLTLNNFNQLFGQGFSDGAWPSLLDTLLYAGIAAPITAAFGLLIAYIVVRQQFRGKKTIEFSTMLCFAVPGTVAGVSYILAFNSAPVYLTGTAAIVIISMVMRNVPVGIRAGIAGLGQLDKSLDEASLSLRAGSLRTVIYILLPLLRPAILSALIYSFVRAMTTVSAIVFLVTPDTRVATSYILNRVEDGEYGIAIAYGSILIVVMLAIIFLFDYLVGEARTARSKASNAE; this is encoded by the coding sequence ATGACACATGCACATGCTCTGCGGCTCCCGCAGACACGGGATGCTATTTTCTATTGGCTGGCTTTCGCCGTGGCTGCTTTTGCCCTATTGCCCGCGTTTAGCCTGGATTACGGCCTGCTTGAGGCCAGTCGTTCGGAGCTACTGGCCTCTTATGGTTGGTCTGGCCTTAATATCAGTACGCTGTGGTTTGGCCTGCCGTTACTGCTGCTTTTCAGGCCATTGTCACCCGTTGGTCGCGAACATCGCTACCGCCATCTGTTTGATGCAGGCTATGCCTTATTCTGCGCACTGCTGGTGGTGGTAAGCTCAGCCTGGCTCGGGCGCGGGTTAGGATTTGCCACTATCGGGCTGTTTATCGCTCTGGGGGCAATCATTACTCTGGCGCTGGCGCGCCTTGAATGGCTGGGTGGTGACCGTTTTGTACTCGGATCACTGGTGACTATCATTGCCCTGATCACCGTTTTTATTCTGTTCCCCAGTATTGCCATTTTTATCCCGATCTTTACCGATGAGAGTGGCGCTTTTGCACCGTGGCAGTTTATGGCAATCCTCGGTCAAGCGCATATCCTGCAAGTTATCTGGAATTCGTTCCTGCTGTCGGTGGCGGTTGGCATAGGTTGTACCTTTTTCGGTATGGTGCTGGCTATCTATACCACGCGTATTGCCAAACGCTCCGCTTTGCTGGGGCGCATCTTCTCAATTCTGCCTATTGTTACCCCACCCTTTGTCGTCGGGCTGGGTGTAACCTTGATGATGGGCCGCTCCGGCTATGTGACAGAGTTGATGGTCACTTGGTTCGGACTGACCAATACCAACTGGTTATATGGCTTCACCGGCATCTGGCTGGCACAAGTTTTAGCCTTTACGCCGATGTCATTTATGATCCTCGATGGCGCAATCAAAACTATCCACCCGTCGCTGGAGGAAGCCTCTTATACCTTGCGGGCCAGCCGTTGGCAGACCTTTATGCAGGTGTTTTTACCCTTGCTAAAACCGGCATTGGCCAACTCATTCCTAATCGTCATTGTGCAATCACTGGCTGATTTCAGTAACCCATTAGTGTTGGGTGGTAACTTTGACGTGCTGGCTACCCAAATCTACTTCTATATCACTGGTGCACAACTTGACTATCCAGCAGCCTCCACGCTGGGGGTTATCTTGCTGATGTTTTCACTGTTTATCTTCTGCATTCAGTATATGTGGATAGGTAAACGCTCTTACGTCACCATTTCTGGTAAGTCTTCTCGGGGCGATGTCCAGCCATTACCGGTATCACTGGTGTGGGGCACCACCGCCATGCTGTATGTGTGGATTGCCTTTAACGTCTTACTGTATGGCAGCATTTTCTACGGCAGTTTCACCGTCAACTGGGGGGTCGATTACACCCTGACGCTGAATAACTTTAATCAGCTATTTGGTCAAGGTTTCAGTGACGGCGCATGGCCTTCTCTGCTCGATACGCTGCTCTATGCGGGTATTGCTGCCCCTATCACCGCCGCCTTTGGTCTGCTGATTGCCTATATCGTGGTGCGCCAACAGTTCCGTGGTAAAAAAACCATCGAATTCAGCACCATGTTGTGCTTCGCGGTACCGGGTACAGTCGCGGGGGTGTCCTATATTCTGGCCTTTAACAGTGCCCCGGTGTACCTGACCGGTACTGCCGCCATCGTTATTATCTCTATGGTGATGCGTAATGTGCCGGTAGGGATACGCGCGGGGATTGCCGGGCTGGGACAACTGGATAAATCATTGGATGAGGCATCACTTAGTCTGCGGGCGGGTTCGCTGCGTACGGTGATTTATATTCTACTGCCGTTGCTACGCCCGGCGATTCTATCGGCGCTGATTTACAGTTTTGTGCGCGCCATGACTACCGTCAGTGCCATCGTCTTCCTGGTAACACCTGATACACGGGTCGCCACCTCTTACATCCTTAACCGGGTGGAAGATGGCGAATACGGTATTGCCATCGCTTATGGTTCGATTCTGATTGTGGTCATGCTCGCCATCATCTTCCTGTTTGATTATCTGGTTGGCGAAGCGCGTACTGCCCGCTCGAAAGCCAGTAATGCTGAATAA
- a CDS encoding DNA-binding response regulator — translation MINVALIDDHIVVRSGFAQLLSLEKDIRIIGEYGSAAQAWAELPNIDVHVTVMDISMPDESGLSLLKRLRQTMPHFRAIILSIYDTTAFVQSAMDAGASGYLTKRCGPDELVQALRTVNGGGLYLCADALRALRYIPQHPPQLAILTPREKEVFQLLINGISVKSIAEQLSLSHKTVHVHRANILGKLNCETTVELVHFALQHQLLAGN, via the coding sequence ATGATTAATGTTGCATTGATAGATGACCATATTGTCGTCCGTTCTGGGTTTGCCCAACTGCTCTCGCTGGAAAAAGATATTCGCATTATTGGTGAGTATGGTTCGGCAGCACAGGCGTGGGCCGAACTACCGAATATCGATGTGCATGTTACCGTTATGGATATTTCGATGCCGGATGAAAGCGGGCTAAGTCTGCTCAAACGTCTGCGTCAAACCATGCCTCATTTTCGCGCAATTATTCTGAGTATTTATGACACCACCGCCTTTGTGCAAAGTGCGATGGATGCGGGTGCCAGCGGCTATCTGACTAAACGCTGTGGGCCGGATGAATTGGTTCAGGCGCTGCGGACGGTCAATGGCGGCGGCCTCTATCTGTGTGCCGACGCACTGCGAGCACTGCGTTATATACCACAACATCCGCCACAACTGGCAATATTAACGCCACGCGAGAAAGAGGTTTTCCAATTGTTAATCAATGGAATCAGTGTTAAATCCATTGCCGAGCAATTGTCACTCAGCCACAAAACCGTCCACGTCCATCGAGCCAATATTCTGGGCAAACTCAACTGTGAAACCACTGTCGAACTGGTGCATTTTGCCCTACAGCATCAGTTGTTGGCAGGTAACTAA
- a CDS encoding MFS transporter family glucose-6-phosphate receptor UhpC → MPASYTSSKTLPPEPLTPEQVNARYRYWRPRLMAAMVMGYAAFYLTRKSVNYAMPVMQLELGLDKGDIGLLGTLFYLAYGGSKFVSGIVSDRTQARWIMGIGLMMTGVLNVVFTLCHTLPALLIVWTLNGFFQGWGWPPCAKLLSTWYSRSERGSWWGCWNTSISIGGAAVPLLSAFLASHYGWQAALLVPGAIGIVLGIWLCWQLCDKPQQQGLPTIGQWRRDPQDQWQEQQSPPMPMGRILRDAILGNRTIWLLGVSYVLVYLIRIALNDWGNIWLAESHGVNLLSANATLSLFELGGLFGALFAGWGSDLLFRGQRAPMILLFALGLFLTMTALWLAPVHNYPLLSVTFFSIGFFVFGPQMLIGLAATEYTHKDAAGTVTGFLGLFAYLGAALAGWPLAQVLQHYGWQGFFALLTLASAGVGLLLMPLLMTGMNLSGLEPAQKRFAPQDKDNL, encoded by the coding sequence ATGCCTGCATCGTACACGTCGTCGAAGACTTTACCCCCCGAGCCTTTGACGCCGGAACAGGTGAATGCGCGTTATCGCTATTGGCGGCCGCGCCTGATGGCCGCCATGGTGATGGGTTACGCCGCCTTTTATTTAACGCGTAAAAGTGTCAATTACGCGATGCCAGTGATGCAACTGGAACTGGGGTTGGACAAAGGGGATATCGGCTTACTCGGCACCCTGTTTTACCTGGCTTACGGCGGTTCTAAATTTGTCTCCGGTATCGTCAGCGACCGGACTCAAGCCCGCTGGATTATGGGCATCGGCCTGATGATGACCGGGGTGCTGAATGTGGTGTTCACCCTATGCCACACCCTACCCGCACTGTTAATTGTGTGGACCTTGAATGGCTTCTTTCAGGGATGGGGCTGGCCGCCATGCGCCAAATTGCTCAGCACATGGTATTCACGCAGTGAACGCGGTAGCTGGTGGGGATGCTGGAATACCTCTATCAGCATCGGGGGGGCGGCAGTGCCTCTGCTGTCTGCCTTTCTGGCTTCGCACTATGGCTGGCAAGCCGCACTACTGGTACCGGGTGCGATAGGCATCGTATTAGGGATTTGGCTGTGCTGGCAGTTGTGCGATAAGCCGCAACAGCAAGGTTTGCCGACTATCGGCCAATGGCGGCGCGATCCACAGGATCAATGGCAGGAGCAACAAAGCCCGCCGATGCCGATGGGGCGTATTTTACGTGATGCCATTTTAGGTAATCGCACCATCTGGTTGCTGGGGGTCTCTTATGTGCTGGTCTATTTGATCCGCATTGCTCTCAACGACTGGGGCAATATCTGGCTGGCGGAGAGCCATGGGGTCAATTTGCTCAGTGCCAATGCCACGTTGTCGTTATTTGAGTTAGGTGGATTATTTGGCGCGCTGTTTGCTGGCTGGGGATCAGATCTGTTATTTCGTGGTCAGCGGGCACCGATGATTTTGTTATTCGCGCTGGGGTTATTTCTGACTATGACCGCGCTGTGGTTGGCACCGGTACATAACTATCCGCTGCTGTCAGTGACATTTTTCAGTATCGGTTTTTTTGTTTTCGGGCCGCAAATGCTCATTGGATTGGCGGCAACGGAATATACCCATAAAGACGCCGCCGGTACGGTCACTGGATTTCTCGGATTATTTGCCTACCTCGGTGCAGCACTCGCGGGATGGCCACTGGCGCAAGTATTGCAACATTATGGCTGGCAAGGCTTTTTTGCCTTACTGACGTTGGCATCAGCCGGGGTTGGGTTGCTATTAATGCCGCTATTAATGACCGGTATGAATTTGTCGGGGTTGGAACCCGCGCAAAAGAGATTCGCCCCACAAGATAAAGATAATCTTTAG
- a CDS encoding DNA-binding response regulator — MTKSVMIVDDHPAIRVAIRALLSQSNEFSTIYESVDGSEALEILKNNPVDLVIIDIELPNFDGFSLLKKLQQRGFTGKSLFLSAKNEQVFAVRALQAGANGFISKNKDISEILFAAQNVLRGYSFFPSETLTQLAGQPSSHDPVNRARLLSEREINVLRYLVNGLSNKQIADEMFISNKTVSTYKTRILTKLGLSSVIELADYAHTHNLV; from the coding sequence ATGACAAAATCAGTGATGATAGTTGATGACCACCCGGCTATTCGTGTCGCCATTCGTGCATTACTATCACAAAGTAACGAATTTTCAACCATTTACGAATCGGTTGATGGCAGTGAAGCCTTAGAGATTTTAAAAAACAACCCTGTTGATCTGGTTATTATCGATATTGAGTTACCTAACTTCGATGGTTTCTCATTGTTGAAAAAACTACAGCAACGTGGATTTACAGGCAAATCATTATTCTTGTCCGCCAAGAATGAGCAAGTTTTTGCGGTACGGGCATTACAGGCCGGTGCCAACGGTTTCATCAGTAAAAATAAAGATATTAGCGAAATTCTTTTTGCTGCACAGAACGTATTACGTGGGTATTCTTTCTTCCCCTCTGAAACGTTGACCCAATTAGCCGGGCAACCTTCCAGCCATGATCCTGTCAATCGGGCGCGGTTGTTGTCAGAACGAGAAATTAATGTTTTACGTTATCTGGTGAATGGTTTGTCAAATAAACAGATTGCCGACGAAATGTTTATCAGTAACAAAACTGTCAGTACCTATAAAACCCGCATCTTGACCAAATTAGGGCTAAGTTCCGTAATTGAACTGGCAGATTATGCGCATACCCATAATTTGGTATAA
- a CDS encoding histidine kinase: protein MPSSSSGSSPLRKLKWHGLKWSRLKNIAFPLRIFLLLLTVSIILVGTLDRFLSHSFEQYLLDQVSKTAMNQAKIIAAMDSVVAAVKRRDKAQLAQIVGRLGDTSDLDYLVIGDTQSIRLYHPNPQMIGYPMQWTKPGALERGESYIIFGKGSMGEAMRAKTPIRDEHGQIIGVVSLGYLISKIDHWRLIYLLPLTHSFIMVLIVLLLLSWLFAHHIRRQMMGMEPKEIARVLRQQEALFGAVFEGLLAVDPEGRITAINQNARKMLHISATPQQLIGCNVSEVVSPDHFFLDQTGDNRQDELCTFNGLNTIANRAGIWSEEGVFQGWVVSFRSQDDIHTLSVQLSQIKQYVENLRTVRHEHLNWMSTISGLLQMKEFDRALEMVKTESSSHQALIDMLRTAFSNRQIAALLFGKYHRAKELGLSLNFIPGCQLGILPPTIGENELAAIMGNLLDNAFEASLKNPECDKQVEIYLSDEGDNLILEVADHGCGIDPQLQDSLFERGISSKNSDEHGIGLYLVATYVQQSGGTITIEENPPRGTLFTVFIPKTR, encoded by the coding sequence ATGCCCAGTTCCTCTTCAGGTTCTTCCCCATTACGCAAATTAAAATGGCACGGCCTGAAATGGAGTCGCTTGAAGAATATTGCCTTCCCGCTGCGTATATTTTTGCTGCTATTAACCGTCTCGATCATTTTGGTTGGTACACTTGATCGTTTTCTGAGCCACAGTTTTGAACAATATTTACTGGATCAGGTCAGTAAAACCGCGATGAATCAGGCCAAGATTATCGCCGCGATGGATTCGGTGGTGGCTGCAGTAAAACGCCGCGATAAAGCTCAGTTAGCACAAATTGTGGGGCGGTTAGGTGATACCTCAGATCTTGATTATCTGGTGATTGGCGATACTCAGTCGATTCGTCTGTATCACCCTAATCCGCAAATGATTGGTTATCCGATGCAATGGACGAAACCCGGTGCGCTGGAACGAGGTGAAAGTTATATCATTTTCGGTAAAGGCTCGATGGGGGAAGCGATGCGGGCCAAAACCCCGATCCGTGACGAACACGGACAAATCATCGGGGTCGTTTCTCTGGGCTACCTCATCAGCAAGATTGACCACTGGCGACTCATTTATCTGCTGCCACTCACTCACTCGTTTATCATGGTGCTGATTGTATTGCTATTGTTGTCATGGCTGTTTGCACACCACATCCGCCGACAAATGATGGGAATGGAGCCGAAAGAGATAGCGCGGGTATTGCGCCAACAAGAAGCCTTGTTTGGTGCCGTATTTGAAGGGCTGCTGGCGGTTGATCCTGAGGGAAGGATCACTGCAATCAATCAAAATGCGCGTAAAATGCTGCACATCTCCGCCACACCACAACAGTTAATAGGTTGCAACGTCAGTGAAGTGGTCTCACCTGACCATTTCTTCCTCGATCAAACCGGCGATAACCGTCAGGATGAGCTATGTACCTTTAATGGCTTGAATACTATCGCCAATCGGGCGGGTATTTGGTCTGAAGAGGGGGTGTTTCAAGGCTGGGTGGTGAGCTTTCGTAGCCAGGATGATATTCATACTCTTAGCGTCCAACTGAGCCAGATTAAGCAATATGTCGAGAATCTGCGCACGGTACGCCATGAACACTTGAACTGGATGTCAACCATCAGTGGGTTATTGCAGATGAAAGAGTTTGATCGGGCGCTTGAGATGGTAAAAACCGAGTCTTCATCCCATCAGGCTCTGATTGATATGTTACGTACCGCGTTCAGTAACCGGCAAATTGCCGCTTTACTCTTCGGTAAATACCACCGGGCCAAGGAGTTAGGGCTGAGCTTGAACTTTATTCCCGGTTGCCAGTTGGGCATACTGCCGCCCACCATCGGGGAGAACGAATTGGCTGCCATCATGGGGAATTTACTGGATAACGCTTTTGAGGCTAGCTTGAAGAACCCGGAATGCGATAAACAGGTTGAGATTTACCTCTCTGATGAAGGGGATAACTTGATTTTGGAGGTTGCTGACCACGGTTGCGGTATCGATCCACAACTGCAAGATAGCTTATTCGAACGCGGTATCAGCTCTAAAAATTCAGACGAACACGGGATCGGCCTGTACCTGGTAGCCACCTATGTTCAGCAAAGTGGCGGCACCATTACGATAGAAGAAAATCCGCCGCGCGGCACCTTATTTACGGTCTTTATTCCGAAGACGCGTTGA
- the dpiA gene encoding response regulator (regulates the expression of citrate fermentation genes): MEWLNILVVEDETPLAEMHAEFIKQSSYCHEVWLAGNLQQARSMVTRFKPDLILLDNYLPDGSGLELLREMTLQGFSGGIIFVTAASDSETVSEAIRYGVFDYLIKPVAYERLEQSLARYSHRHQVLQDGTKVNQRQIDEMYNTYARGEQKVTLPLGIDQMTLDKIQTLFSDNTAEYTAETVAQVLGLSRTTARRYLEFCATNQALQAEIIYGKVGRPQRIYRSKKSA, translated from the coding sequence ATGGAATGGCTTAATATTTTAGTGGTAGAAGACGAAACACCGCTGGCAGAGATGCATGCAGAATTTATCAAACAAAGCAGCTATTGCCACGAAGTTTGGCTCGCGGGTAACTTGCAACAAGCCCGCAGCATGGTGACGCGTTTCAAGCCTGATTTGATTTTGCTGGATAACTATCTGCCCGATGGTAGTGGCCTGGAATTACTGCGTGAGATGACCTTACAGGGTTTCTCTGGTGGCATTATTTTCGTCACTGCTGCCAGCGATAGTGAGACGGTATCTGAAGCAATCCGTTATGGGGTTTTTGATTACCTGATTAAACCGGTAGCCTATGAGCGGTTGGAGCAGTCATTAGCCCGTTACAGCCACCGCCATCAGGTATTACAAGATGGTACCAAGGTTAATCAGCGCCAGATCGATGAAATGTATAATACCTATGCCCGTGGTGAACAGAAAGTGACGCTACCATTAGGCATAGACCAGATGACATTGGACAAAATCCAAACCCTATTCAGTGATAACACGGCGGAGTACACCGCAGAAACTGTCGCCCAGGTTCTGGGATTAAGCCGTACTACGGCACGCCGTTATCTGGAGTTCTGTGCCACTAATCAGGCCCTACAGGCAGAAATTATTTATGGCAAGGTGGGTCGGCCACAGCGGATTTATCGCAGTAAAAAATCAGCGTAG
- the fbpC gene encoding TOBE domain-containing protein (Part of the ABC transporter complex FbpABC involved in Fe(3+) ions import) translates to MSEQKTVTGDKKHFVELKHVTKRFGSNIVIDSLNLAIPKGEMVTLLGPSGCGKTTVLRLVAGLEKPSGGQIFIDGEDVTDRSIQQRDICMVFQSYALFPHMSLGENIGYGLKMLGRPKDEIRDRVQEALALVDLDGFADRFVDQISGGQQQRVALARALILKPKVLLFDEPLSNLDANLRRSMRDKIRELQQQFNITSLYVTHDQSEAFAVSDTVLVMNKGKIMQIGAPQELYRHPASHFMASFMGDANVFPATIHSSSVEIFGYHIPKPQGFAAQRQQSTVGVRPEAITLSQQGEPSQRCTINKVAYMGPQYEVLVDWQGQSLLLQVNATQLQPAPGDSYYLQIHPYGMFVLADTPQ, encoded by the coding sequence CTGTCAGAGCAAAAGACAGTCACTGGCGATAAGAAACATTTCGTCGAGCTAAAACACGTCACCAAGCGTTTTGGTAGCAATATCGTGATTGACAGTCTCAATCTGGCTATCCCTAAAGGGGAAATGGTCACCCTGCTGGGGCCATCGGGTTGTGGTAAAACCACGGTATTACGGCTGGTTGCCGGGCTAGAAAAACCGTCCGGTGGACAAATCTTTATCGATGGTGAAGATGTGACTGACCGATCTATCCAGCAACGGGATATCTGCATGGTATTCCAGTCCTATGCCTTGTTCCCGCACATGTCACTGGGCGAAAACATTGGCTATGGTCTGAAAATGCTGGGCCGGCCGAAAGATGAGATTCGAGATCGTGTACAAGAAGCCTTAGCGTTAGTCGATTTAGACGGCTTTGCCGATCGCTTCGTGGATCAAATATCCGGTGGGCAGCAGCAACGTGTTGCGCTGGCAAGGGCACTAATCCTCAAACCTAAAGTGCTGCTTTTTGATGAACCGCTCAGTAATCTGGATGCTAATTTGCGCCGCAGCATGCGTGATAAAATTCGAGAATTGCAGCAGCAGTTTAATATTACCTCGCTGTATGTTACCCACGACCAAAGTGAAGCCTTTGCCGTGTCTGATACCGTGCTGGTGATGAATAAAGGTAAAATAATGCAAATTGGTGCGCCACAAGAACTGTATCGCCATCCCGCCTCGCATTTTATGGCCAGTTTCATGGGTGACGCTAACGTCTTTCCAGCCACTATTCACAGCAGTAGCGTTGAAATCTTCGGTTATCACATTCCTAAACCACAGGGATTTGCCGCCCAACGGCAACAGTCCACCGTAGGTGTACGACCAGAGGCTATCACGCTAAGTCAGCAAGGTGAGCCAAGCCAGCGGTGTACTATTAATAAAGTGGCTTATATGGGGCCGCAATATGAGGTACTGGTGGATTGGCAAGGTCAATCTTTGCTATTGCAAGTAAATGCCACACAACTGCAACCCGCCCCCGGTGACAGTTATTATTTGCAAATCCATCCCTATGGCATGTTTGTTCTGGCTGATACGCCCCAGTAG
- a CDS encoding MASE1 sensor histidine kinase: MLQLRSVGLSLFLTIFYSLSWLALWTISFYLSNDGLHAVLLLPQGLRLALMILLPRRYWPVLLLAESGMLWWLYSEKLQVTALIVLSSALSLLPAWLSQRFWHHYTLYWQRLLLLLTAVTGNSLLHGFVLGFWLPLSLTQTLLATFTGGILLVPFTYLIYEYLKQQHIRNLFSQQMPDPPLRTSLLIWCSLIFAIGVCIQVAITPNMERLLLIFVFLPNVFMAYKFGWQGGVLAAVLGSLMITVTRQASGAFHDLAELELFLSTQALLGMTLGIAISRQQQLTQHLHRYRNQLEQELQTRRKLMERLVHTEEDVRKEIARELHDEIGQNITAIQIQAMLVNRSAPSAAAQSAANQISTLSQRIHQTTRQLLRQLRPPVLDEMPLDQALHHLAEEFAFAEQGINFQLDYALPPDPGEDAVIFTLYRLVQELLNNINKHAKAHNIHVSLRIGNNIITLDVRDDGMGIPVQPPGGGFGLRGIEERVRALGGDWLLQRRLGTRVVVNLPTHVRSNDTVNLPTKLNQKSS; encoded by the coding sequence ATGTTGCAGCTACGGTCGGTGGGGCTATCGCTGTTTCTGACCATCTTCTATTCTCTGAGTTGGCTCGCCCTGTGGACCATCAGTTTTTATCTCAGTAATGACGGTTTACACGCCGTTTTACTGCTGCCGCAAGGGCTACGGCTGGCCTTAATGATTCTGCTACCCCGCCGTTATTGGCCGGTACTGCTGCTGGCCGAATCTGGGATGTTGTGGTGGTTGTATAGCGAAAAGTTACAAGTTACGGCCTTAATTGTGCTTTCATCGGCGCTGAGTTTATTGCCCGCCTGGCTGAGTCAACGTTTCTGGCATCACTACACCCTTTATTGGCAACGGCTGTTACTTTTACTCACTGCGGTGACGGGCAACAGCTTACTGCACGGCTTCGTACTGGGTTTTTGGCTACCTTTATCGTTAACGCAGACCCTGCTTGCCACCTTTACCGGCGGTATTTTGCTAGTCCCCTTTACCTATCTTATCTATGAATATTTAAAGCAGCAGCACATCCGTAACCTGTTTTCCCAACAGATGCCCGATCCGCCGCTGCGTACCTCGCTACTGATTTGGTGCTCGCTTATTTTTGCCATTGGCGTGTGTATACAGGTTGCTATTACGCCGAATATGGAGCGCCTGTTGCTGATTTTTGTTTTTCTGCCCAATGTGTTTATGGCTTACAAATTCGGTTGGCAAGGGGGGGTATTGGCTGCGGTATTAGGCAGCCTGATGATAACAGTCACCCGTCAGGCCAGTGGCGCGTTTCATGACCTGGCGGAACTGGAGCTGTTCCTCTCGACCCAAGCCCTGCTGGGGATGACGCTGGGTATCGCTATCAGCCGTCAGCAGCAACTGACACAACATCTGCACCGTTACCGCAATCAGTTAGAACAAGAATTACAAACTCGCCGCAAACTAATGGAGCGGTTGGTGCATACCGAGGAGGATGTGCGCAAAGAGATTGCACGCGAGTTGCATGATGAGATTGGTCAGAATATCACTGCAATTCAAATCCAAGCGATGTTAGTCAACCGCAGCGCCCCCTCCGCGGCAGCGCAATCCGCAGCAAATCAGATAAGCACCCTGTCGCAACGTATTCATCAAACCACGCGCCAACTGTTACGCCAGTTACGTCCGCCAGTTCTGGATGAAATGCCGCTGGATCAAGCACTGCACCATCTGGCTGAAGAATTTGCTTTTGCCGAGCAAGGTATCAACTTCCAACTGGATTATGCGCTGCCACCCGACCCTGGTGAAGATGCAGTGATATTCACCCTGTATCGATTGGTGCAGGAGTTATTGAACAATATTAATAAGCATGCCAAGGCACACAATATTCACGTCAGCCTGCGCATCGGTAACAATATCATCACGCTGGACGTGCGCGATGATGGCATGGGTATTCCGGTACAACCGCCTGGAGGTGGTTTTGGCCTGCGTGGCATTGAAGAACGGGTGCGCGCACTGGGGGGAGACTGGTTACTGCAACGCCGGCTAGGTACCCGGGTGGTGGTCAATCTACCCACTCACGTCCGCAGTAATGACACTGTGAACCTGCCCACAAAATTGAATCAAAAGTCTTCATAA